The Sphingopyxis sp. TUF1 genome segment AAAATTCCCCGTGACGGCCGCCCTTGCCGAACGATATGCGCTCCGCATCATCTTCAGCGACGAAGCGCCGGGTGCGCCCTGCATTCGGTCGATGGACGGCCTGATTGGCGCGCTGGACGCGCTGCCAGACGATCCCGACCTCGATCCCGTCGCCTTTGCGCCCGACGACGTGACGACGATCAAATTCACGTCGGGGAGCACCGGCGAGCCCAAGGGGCTGGCGGCCACGGTCGGCAGCATCGACAGTTCGATCGCCGCGACACAGGCGCTGTTCGCGCATTCGCCGGACGACAGTCTGTTCGTTTTCCTGCCGCTGTCGCTGTTGCAGCAGCGATACTGGATCTATTCGGCCCTCGCCTATGGCCATGATGTCGTGCTGTCGACGTACGAGCTGGCCTATTATGCGCTGGGGCGCGAGGCGCCGACGGTGGTGATGGGGGTTCCCGCCTTCTTCGAAACGCTGCGCAAAGCGATCGCGGCGCGGGCCGGGAGCGACGATCCGGCGGCGCTCCGCCGTGCGGCCAGCGAGGTTATGGGGCCGCGCATCCGCTATCTCTGGACCGGCTCCGCCCCCGCTGCCCCCGACATGCTCCGCTTCTTCGAGGATTGCGGCACGCCAATCTTCGAGGGCTATGGCATGAACGAAACCTGCATCGTCACTAAAAATGCTCCGGGAGCCCATCGACGCGGCAGCGTGGGCAAGCCGATCAATGGCAAACAAGTTTCGATCGATGCGGACGGCATCGTCGTTGTGCGCAGCGATTTCCCGGTCAATACCCGCTATCTGTTCTGCGCTCCGGGCGAATCGGAACGCATCTTCCAGCGCGACGGATCGGTGCGCACCGGCG includes the following:
- a CDS encoding AMP-binding protein, with amino-acid sequence MDQIINRVANGRPSPAKSLIIYGPGGRTMISLSELDRLARKTAVYLQRLGICAGDRIGIVARNRLEWLLIDLAALKLKAVTAGFEAGKFPVTAALAERYALRIIFSDEAPGAPCIRSMDGLIGALDALPDDPDLDPVAFAPDDVTTIKFTSGSTGEPKGLAATVGSIDSSIAATQALFAHSPDDSLFVFLPLSLLQQRYWIYSALAYGHDVVLSTYELAYYALGREAPTVVMGVPAFFETLRKAIAARAGSDDPAALRRAASEVMGPRIRYLWTGSAPAAPDMLRFFEDCGTPIFEGYGMNETCIVTKNAPGAHRRGSVGKPINGKQVSIDADGIVVVRSDFPVNTRYLFCAPGESERIFQRDGSVRTGDLGRFDADGFLYILGRADDIVVLTNGRNVLVRPIEEKLRSCPEVENCIVVGSGDDRLSAILCAPDGEAARGAIQRHIADLNNSSGADERIGKFLIVDEPFSIENGLLTSQYKPKRRAIMARFADEISRVTRGFI